The following coding sequences lie in one Haloarcula marina genomic window:
- a CDS encoding mandelate racemase/muconate lactonizing enzyme family protein translates to MDVTAVRGYALSSPIEPVQERPFHGGTRRLLKRDVVLVVVETAAGYRGFATAGASSSAMREYFEGDSQGTFADVMTETVAEALIGSSIQDITEAHAAIIETDLPPRLQTEAISAIDVALHDIRGKEVGAPVYELLAERFDTSPNTEMPLYASAGMYMEPSGYVEQARTLEELGFFGYKYRPGIGPAGDRETVERLIEATDEMEIMLDVHTWWKLEEAYGFETVTELVTHAADRGAYWIEEPVEPDDYEGYIDLAASGAPLAGGESEPTPEGLLDLARTNAVDFLQGDVRHHEGFTGCLDAVEYCRGRPVEFVPHNFGTWFGLLANAHLVAAAPEVSLLEYPVFEGDPVLDAALSGDPDPGMYPFDLAFDILADTPAIKDGQLTLSDEPGLGIDVDLDVIEDYPFVEGPWTEFHYD, encoded by the coding sequence ATGGACGTTACAGCGGTGCGTGGATACGCGCTATCCTCGCCGATAGAACCTGTCCAGGAGCGACCGTTCCACGGTGGGACGCGGCGGCTCTTGAAACGTGACGTGGTCCTCGTTGTTGTCGAGACTGCTGCGGGATATCGGGGCTTTGCAACGGCCGGTGCCAGCAGTTCCGCGATGCGCGAGTACTTCGAGGGCGATTCCCAAGGCACGTTCGCCGACGTGATGACCGAGACGGTCGCCGAAGCGCTGATCGGGTCCTCGATCCAGGACATCACCGAAGCGCACGCGGCGATCATAGAGACGGATCTACCGCCCCGCCTGCAGACGGAGGCTATCTCGGCGATTGACGTGGCGCTTCACGACATACGCGGGAAGGAGGTCGGCGCGCCAGTGTACGAACTCTTGGCCGAGCGGTTCGACACCTCTCCGAACACCGAGATGCCCCTGTACGCCAGTGCGGGGATGTACATGGAGCCGTCGGGGTACGTCGAACAGGCGAGGACGCTGGAGGAACTGGGATTTTTCGGTTATAAGTACCGCCCCGGAATTGGGCCCGCTGGCGACAGGGAGACCGTAGAGCGATTGATCGAGGCAACCGACGAGATGGAGATCATGCTCGACGTGCACACGTGGTGGAAACTCGAGGAGGCCTACGGCTTCGAGACGGTAACTGAACTCGTCACACACGCCGCAGACCGTGGCGCGTACTGGATTGAGGAACCCGTCGAACCCGACGACTACGAGGGGTACATCGATCTGGCTGCGTCTGGCGCCCCCCTGGCGGGCGGAGAGAGCGAGCCGACGCCAGAGGGACTGCTCGATCTGGCGCGAACGAACGCGGTCGATTTCCTCCAAGGCGATGTGCGCCACCACGAGGGCTTCACCGGCTGTCTCGACGCCGTCGAGTACTGTCGTGGGCGTCCGGTCGAGTTCGTACCCCACAACTTCGGGACGTGGTTCGGGCTGCTGGCGAACGCGCACCTCGTCGCCGCCGCGCCCGAGGTTTCGCTGCTCGAATACCCGGTATTCGAGGGGGATCCGGTCCTCGACGCTGCACTCAGTGGCGATCCCGACCCGGGCATGTACCCGTTCGACCTCGCGTTCGACATCCTCGCTGACACGCCCGCGATCAAGGACGGGCAGCTCACGCTCTCGGACGAACCGGGTCTCGGGATCGACGTGGACCTCGATGTGATCGAAGACTACCCCTTCGTCGAGGGGCCGTGGACAGAGTTCCACTACGACTGA
- a CDS encoding IclR family transcriptional regulator, translating into MTTPSNERGGRTIRSVEIAFSIIDVLQERGRVGVTELATELNHSKSTIHSHLRTLEAQEVLVQDDGKYRLSLRMLDMATQVREQVGNYDVIRDEVETLAEETGEIAQFGIEEHGKVMYLHKATGTQAVETASRVGTQQPMYSTSLGKTILAFLPEDRIDEVIEATTFAAKTHKTITSPGELREDLEMIHERGYGIDDEENFAGLRCVAAPVKNDDTVLGAISVTGPSSRFTDDVLHDELSESVQRAANVIEVNTKFS; encoded by the coding sequence ATGACAACACCATCGAACGAACGCGGCGGTCGGACGATCCGGTCAGTAGAGATAGCTTTCAGTATCATCGACGTGCTGCAGGAGCGGGGTAGAGTCGGCGTGACGGAACTTGCGACGGAACTGAACCACTCCAAGAGCACAATCCACAGCCACCTCCGAACGCTTGAAGCCCAGGAGGTGTTGGTCCAAGACGACGGTAAGTACCGGCTGAGCCTCCGGATGCTCGACATGGCGACGCAGGTGCGTGAGCAGGTAGGGAACTACGACGTGATCCGCGACGAGGTCGAGACACTCGCCGAGGAGACTGGCGAAATCGCCCAGTTCGGCATCGAGGAGCACGGAAAAGTCATGTACCTTCACAAGGCAACTGGGACTCAGGCTGTCGAGACGGCCTCACGCGTCGGTACCCAGCAGCCGATGTACTCTACGTCGCTGGGCAAGACGATTCTGGCGTTCCTCCCCGAGGACCGTATTGACGAAGTCATCGAAGCGACGACGTTTGCGGCCAAGACTCACAAGACGATCACGAGTCCGGGCGAACTCCGTGAGGACCTCGAAATGATCCACGAACGCGGGTACGGCATCGACGACGAGGAGAACTTCGCTGGCCTCCGCTGTGTCGCGGCCCCAGTCAAGAACGACGACACGGTCCTTGGCGCGATCAGCGTCACCGGGCCGTCCAGTCGGTTCACCGACGATGTCCTACACGACGAACTCTCAGAGTCCGTCCAGCGCGCAGCCAACGTGATCGAAGTCAACACGAAGTTCTCTTGA
- a CDS encoding aldehyde dehydrogenase family protein yields the protein MKFNNFVNGEWVPAATGTTTESYNPAATDEVVGEIPESTEADADAAISAAAGAEADWADTPGTARGALLRESAELLAQRKDELTGTLVREEGKAWSEAAGEVQRAIDIFYYYASKAADLGGEVMASSNQDTTLSTRLEPVGVVAAITPWNYPIAIPAWKVAPALAAGNTVVLKPATQTGVIANEFVRCLSDAGFPDGVVNLVTGPGSTVGNALATDDRVDAISFTGSETVGDIVYQNAASDQKRVQLEMGGKNPTLVTDSADVEEAVDIVANGAFGVTGQACTACSRAIVHEEIYEEFVETLVDRVESLEIGPGSNDPDVAPHVSEDELEGTLEYVQIGQNEGATLETGGQRLTGGVYDDGYYISPAVFSDVEPEMRIAQEEIFGPVLSVIPVSDFEEGIDVVNGVEQGLSASVVTDDLRQAHRFVDEADAGIVKTNEKTTGLEYHVPFGGMKASSSETFREQGDAGLDFYTISKTVYLNY from the coding sequence ATGAAGTTTAATAATTTCGTAAATGGGGAGTGGGTCCCCGCAGCAACTGGTACGACGACCGAATCGTACAACCCGGCGGCCACCGACGAGGTCGTCGGCGAGATACCGGAATCCACCGAAGCAGACGCCGACGCCGCCATTTCGGCGGCGGCCGGGGCCGAGGCAGATTGGGCAGATACACCAGGTACCGCCCGTGGCGCACTCCTGCGCGAGAGTGCAGAGTTGCTTGCCCAGCGCAAGGACGAGCTCACGGGGACGCTCGTTCGAGAGGAGGGCAAGGCGTGGTCCGAGGCTGCGGGCGAGGTCCAGCGCGCGATTGATATCTTCTACTATTACGCCTCAAAAGCTGCTGATCTCGGCGGTGAGGTCATGGCCAGTTCGAACCAGGATACCACGTTGAGCACACGGCTTGAACCTGTGGGCGTCGTCGCCGCAATCACCCCATGGAACTACCCCATCGCCATCCCCGCATGGAAGGTCGCGCCCGCCTTAGCAGCCGGGAACACAGTCGTGCTCAAACCGGCCACCCAGACGGGCGTAATCGCTAACGAGTTCGTCCGCTGTCTGTCGGACGCTGGCTTCCCAGACGGCGTCGTCAATCTTGTTACTGGTCCCGGTAGCACTGTCGGTAACGCGCTGGCGACCGATGATCGCGTTGATGCCATCTCTTTTACTGGCAGCGAGACAGTCGGCGACATCGTCTATCAGAACGCCGCCTCGGATCAGAAGCGCGTCCAACTCGAGATGGGAGGCAAGAACCCCACGCTGGTCACCGATAGTGCCGATGTCGAGGAGGCCGTCGACATCGTAGCCAACGGCGCGTTCGGGGTGACTGGACAGGCCTGTACGGCCTGCTCCCGTGCGATCGTTCATGAAGAGATCTACGAAGAATTCGTCGAGACGCTCGTCGACCGCGTCGAAAGCTTGGAAATCGGCCCAGGCAGCAACGATCCGGACGTGGCTCCCCACGTTAGCGAGGACGAACTTGAGGGGACACTCGAGTACGTCCAGATCGGTCAAAACGAGGGTGCAACCCTGGAAACGGGGGGACAACGACTCACTGGCGGGGTCTATGACGACGGCTACTACATCTCGCCAGCCGTCTTCTCCGATGTGGAGCCAGAGATGCGCATCGCTCAGGAGGAAATATTCGGGCCCGTCCTCTCCGTAATCCCCGTGTCGGACTTCGAGGAAGGGATAGATGTGGTCAACGGCGTTGAACAAGGCCTCTCCGCTAGCGTGGTCACAGACGATCTGCGCCAGGCCCACCGATTCGTCGACGAAGCCGATGCTGGAATCGTCAAGACCAACGAGAAAACCACCGGCCTCGAATATCACGTCCCCTTTGGCGGCATGAAAGCCTCATCCTCCGAAACCTTCCGCGAGCAAGGAGACGCCGGACTCGACTTCTACACCATCAGCAAGACCGTCTACCTCAACTACTGA
- a CDS encoding mandelate racemase/muconate lactonizing enzyme family protein: MKISSLETIPLRHELDDGKSFGGTRGKTGTRTAALVKLTANDGTVGWGEAFAPPETVATMIEEVFADEIVGRTPWDADGLADEVYTGDLGGYHFARDGITQAALTGIEVALWDLRGKQVGKPVRDILGGESRDSVTPYASTMYITEWGEDPAEPIATAADEGFEAAKVKIGRGIEDDVHRVETAREGLGQDAHLMVDYNGNYTPTQAIESIQALEPYDITWAEEPVPPENYEGYRRISSAIDVPLAAGEAHFGRFEFTRLVQEGVVDIVQPNLGRCGGFSEARYLAQMATTRNVVVRPHVWNSGVGVAAALQFLATVPRYPHASGASPETVLFEFDRSENPLRHEILAAPFDPTGGKLDVPDTPGLGIEIDETAIERYRID, translated from the coding sequence ATGAAAATAAGCTCTCTCGAGACCATTCCACTGCGACACGAACTGGACGACGGGAAGTCGTTCGGTGGTACACGAGGTAAGACGGGGACCCGAACGGCGGCGCTCGTTAAACTGACGGCGAACGACGGCACGGTGGGCTGGGGCGAGGCGTTCGCGCCGCCCGAGACGGTAGCGACAATGATCGAAGAGGTGTTTGCTGACGAGATCGTCGGCCGGACGCCGTGGGACGCTGATGGGCTCGCAGACGAGGTGTACACGGGCGACCTCGGTGGCTACCACTTCGCACGTGACGGGATCACGCAGGCCGCGCTGACTGGGATCGAGGTCGCGCTGTGGGACCTCCGCGGGAAGCAGGTCGGCAAGCCGGTCCGGGATATTCTTGGAGGGGAGTCGAGAGATTCCGTCACTCCCTACGCCTCGACAATGTATATCACCGAGTGGGGAGAGGACCCCGCCGAACCGATCGCGACTGCGGCCGACGAGGGGTTCGAGGCAGCGAAAGTCAAGATCGGCCGCGGCATCGAGGACGACGTCCATCGCGTCGAGACCGCCCGAGAGGGGCTGGGACAGGACGCACACCTGATGGTCGACTACAACGGGAACTACACGCCGACACAAGCCATCGAGTCCATCCAGGCGCTCGAACCGTACGACATCACGTGGGCCGAAGAGCCCGTTCCCCCAGAGAATTACGAGGGATATCGACGGATCAGTTCGGCCATCGACGTGCCGCTCGCGGCTGGCGAAGCCCACTTCGGACGCTTCGAGTTCACGCGGCTCGTGCAGGAGGGTGTGGTTGATATCGTCCAGCCGAACCTCGGCCGCTGCGGGGGCTTCTCGGAGGCCAGATACCTCGCCCAGATGGCGACGACACGGAACGTCGTCGTCCGCCCTCACGTATGGAACAGTGGCGTGGGCGTCGCCGCAGCGCTGCAGTTCCTCGCAACCGTTCCGCGGTATCCACACGCTTCAGGTGCCTCGCCCGAGACCGTGTTGTTTGAGTTTGATCGCAGCGAAAACCCGCTCCGACACGAAATTCTTGCGGCACCATTTGATCCCACCGGTGGCAAGTTAGACGTGCCCGACACGCCCGGGCTGGGGATCGAGATAGACGAGACCGCAATTGAGCGCTACCGGATCGACTGA
- a CDS encoding NAD-dependent epimerase/dehydratase family protein, translating into MNVLMTGVYGRCGTAVIDHLHDRPEYDFTYLNRSDRSDDHPYGGLDTVVADVAEADAVEAATEEQDAVIHMAAYPYTDGEWSDIFEPNIVGMYNALEAARKQEVESFVFLSTNHVMGMYEVEHSPELYEPEHGLVLDHRDPVRPDSFYGASKSFGEDLGRYYVENYEYPQQFYALRVCSVRMPEYDHPYGDAEQAVENGDIERGSAAYDKQVARMKAMWQSRRDFAHQVECCLQDDNVTFDIFNGVSDNFRRWFDIEHARTRIGYDPQDDGEDWDAPPKR; encoded by the coding sequence ATGAACGTTTTGATGACCGGCGTTTACGGCCGCTGTGGAACGGCCGTGATCGACCACTTGCACGACCGTCCCGAGTACGACTTTACATACCTCAACCGCTCGGACCGATCAGACGACCACCCATATGGCGGACTCGACACCGTCGTCGCTGACGTTGCCGAGGCCGACGCGGTCGAGGCTGCCACCGAGGAACAAGACGCCGTGATCCACATGGCCGCCTACCCCTACACTGACGGGGAGTGGAGCGACATCTTCGAGCCCAACATCGTCGGGATGTACAACGCACTCGAAGCCGCCAGAAAGCAAGAGGTTGAATCGTTCGTCTTCCTCTCGACGAACCACGTCATGGGTATGTACGAGGTAGAGCACAGCCCCGAACTATACGAGCCGGAGCATGGCCTCGTCCTCGATCACAGGGACCCGGTTCGCCCGGACTCGTTCTATGGCGCGTCCAAGAGTTTCGGAGAGGACCTCGGGCGCTACTACGTCGAGAACTACGAGTACCCCCAACAATTCTACGCACTTCGGGTCTGTAGCGTCCGCATGCCAGAGTACGACCATCCGTACGGCGACGCCGAGCAGGCGGTCGAGAATGGCGACATCGAGCGGGGCAGTGCGGCGTACGACAAGCAGGTCGCGAGGATGAAGGCGATGTGGCAGTCCCGGCGGGACTTCGCACACCAGGTCGAGTGTTGCCTGCAAGACGATAATGTCACCTTCGACATCTTCAATGGCGTCAGCGATAATTTCCGCCGCTGGTTCGATATCGAGCATGCCCGAACGCGTATCGGATACGATCCACAGGACGACGGTGAGGATTGGGACGCTCCGCCCAAGCGCTGA
- a CDS encoding Gfo/Idh/MocA family protein, translating into MTYRIAIAGIGAVADIHAAAISDLADATLVAGSCRTGEKGRTFASEHDCEWYEDTETMLDESAPDVLLVCTPSGAHLEPTVAAAERGVHILCEKPLEITTERIDAMRDAADRAGVRLGGVFQQRYNPVVQQVRDAASEGRFGDLSVVSTSVPWWRDDDYYGPDRWQGRRMLDGGGAMMNQSIHGIDAIQWLASAAMPGLDPGVNPVEEVFAFTATRAHDTDRVEVEDTAVAVLRYRNGALGHVLGTTSMYPGSLKRIRMAGRDGTAELLEDELVTWQFREAADDDTAIRNRFGGESDGGGAADPMSIEDEFHRRNIDSFLTAVERDEPYMLDAQEARKAVEIVEAVYESAERGRPIEIGD; encoded by the coding sequence ATGACATATCGTATTGCAATCGCTGGAATCGGCGCTGTCGCGGACATCCACGCGGCGGCAATCTCCGACTTGGCGGACGCGACGCTTGTCGCTGGCTCCTGCCGGACGGGTGAGAAGGGCCGCACTTTCGCCAGCGAACACGACTGCGAGTGGTACGAAGACACCGAGACCATGCTCGACGAGAGCGCTCCGGACGTGCTCTTGGTCTGTACGCCCAGCGGAGCCCACCTCGAACCGACCGTTGCGGCGGCCGAGCGCGGCGTTCACATCCTCTGTGAGAAGCCTCTGGAAATCACTACCGAGCGGATCGACGCTATGCGCGACGCCGCCGACAGGGCCGGTGTCCGCCTCGGTGGCGTCTTCCAGCAACGGTACAACCCCGTCGTCCAGCAAGTCAGGGACGCCGCGAGCGAGGGTCGTTTCGGCGACCTCTCAGTGGTCTCCACATCAGTACCTTGGTGGCGCGACGACGACTACTACGGGCCCGACCGCTGGCAGGGAAGACGGATGCTCGACGGGGGCGGCGCGATGATGAATCAGTCCATCCACGGAATCGACGCGATCCAGTGGCTCGCGAGCGCGGCGATGCCCGGTCTCGACCCGGGCGTGAATCCCGTCGAGGAGGTGTTCGCTTTCACCGCTACACGGGCCCACGACACCGACCGCGTCGAGGTTGAAGACACTGCTGTCGCCGTGCTCCGGTACCGGAACGGTGCGCTTGGGCACGTGCTGGGGACCACCTCGATGTACCCGGGTTCGCTCAAACGCATCCGAATGGCTGGACGCGACGGAACAGCGGAACTACTCGAAGACGAACTCGTTACGTGGCAGTTCCGCGAGGCAGCCGACGATGACACAGCGATCCGCAACCGATTCGGCGGAGAGTCGGACGGCGGCGGCGCAGCGGACCCGATGTCTATCGAGGACGAGTTCCATCGCCGGAATATCGACAGCTTCCTCACAGCCGTTGAGCGCGACGAACCGTACATGCTGGACGCGCAAGAGGCTCGCAAGGCGGTCGAAATCGTTGAGGCGGTCTACGAGTCTGCCGAGCGCGGTCGCCCGATCGAGATCGGGGACTGA
- a CDS encoding mannonate dehydratase, whose amino-acid sequence MVTDESQSLPQSHSKRPEHISVGFRSRWLNDERLKFMAQIGVEDVFVDVLSPGYEADAFPDDMDTDGARHLELSPESVPSVDRLVELKDYLAKFDLEFAGIHSLHYGMYGDIMFDREGRDRQVDAIVTLLENLGAAGIDTLGYQWNPRGVVPMRTGTDAAIRGGATATRWNEDDLEPIQTPPGELERTYSEEECWENYEEFLAEILPVAEEAGVRMALHPADPPVYEEIGGVPRLFRNAEAFERAMSAVPSDAHGLKLCLGCFSEMGEDVPGVIRRFGDDIVFVHFRDVVGTVPDFTETFLDEGNFDPHEAMTALHEVGFRGPVLLDHVPHVEGDTEWRHRSRAYGSGYLRCLIENVSRQ is encoded by the coding sequence ATGGTTACGGACGAATCTCAGTCACTGCCTCAATCCCACTCGAAGCGCCCCGAGCACATCAGCGTCGGCTTCCGTTCGCGTTGGTTGAACGACGAGCGGCTCAAGTTTATGGCCCAGATCGGTGTCGAAGACGTCTTCGTCGACGTTCTCTCTCCGGGATACGAGGCTGACGCCTTCCCGGACGATATGGACACTGACGGCGCACGCCACCTCGAACTGTCTCCCGAAAGCGTTCCCAGCGTCGACAGACTCGTCGAACTGAAGGATTACCTCGCCAAGTTCGATCTGGAATTCGCGGGTATCCACTCCCTGCACTACGGGATGTACGGCGACATCATGTTCGACAGGGAGGGACGCGACCGTCAGGTCGATGCGATAGTTACGCTACTCGAGAATCTCGGGGCCGCTGGGATCGATACGCTCGGTTACCAGTGGAACCCCCGTGGCGTCGTCCCCATGCGGACCGGAACGGACGCGGCCATACGTGGCGGGGCGACGGCGACACGCTGGAACGAGGACGACTTGGAACCGATCCAGACGCCACCGGGAGAACTCGAACGGACCTACTCGGAGGAAGAGTGCTGGGAGAACTACGAGGAGTTCCTCGCAGAAATCCTCCCCGTCGCGGAGGAGGCGGGCGTCCGGATGGCTCTGCACCCGGCCGATCCGCCGGTGTACGAAGAGATCGGTGGCGTCCCGCGACTGTTCCGCAACGCCGAGGCTTTTGAGCGAGCGATGTCGGCCGTCCCGAGCGACGCCCACGGCCTGAAGCTCTGCCTGGGCTGTTTCTCCGAGATGGGGGAGGACGTGCCGGGCGTGATCCGGCGCTTCGGCGACGACATCGTCTTCGTCCACTTCCGAGACGTAGTCGGAACCGTACCCGACTTCACCGAGACGTTCCTCGACGAGGGGAATTTCGATCCCCACGAGGCGATGACGGCGCTTCACGAGGTCGGCTTCCGTGGGCCAGTGTTGCTGGACCACGTTCCCCACGTCGAAGGCGATACCGAGTGGCGTCACCGTTCTCGAGCCTATGGATCGGGCTACCTCCGCTGTCTCATCGAGAACGTCTCCCGGCAGTAG
- a CDS encoding aldo/keto reductase, whose amino-acid sequence MEYTRLGTTGTKVSKLCFGTWRFGKRTDGVVETDREAAHDLLDACWERGINFIDTANVYGDPSGTSESYIGEWLEDYDRDDFVIASKVYFPVDDGPNDSGLGRKHIRGQIDATLDRLGTDYLDVYYIHRWDEETPIEETLRTLTELVEDGKVNHLGASMMATWKLATALWESDVNGLERFEVTQPRFNAAYRDDAPYRQTPNYPVHVGHYLDFCAEHGLAVCPYSPLEGGFLTGKYERDDEAPSGSRGDLESWIDQFGDREWAVLDAIRHVANAIDATPAQVSLAWMLHGDTPTTTAPIIGARTPEQLDDSAGAVDLTLNDDHVERITAAY is encoded by the coding sequence ATGGAATACACCAGACTTGGGACGACAGGGACCAAGGTATCGAAATTATGCTTCGGGACGTGGCGGTTCGGCAAGCGGACTGATGGGGTCGTTGAAACGGATCGCGAGGCCGCCCACGACTTGCTCGACGCCTGCTGGGAGCGCGGTATCAACTTTATCGACACTGCCAACGTCTACGGCGATCCGTCCGGGACCAGCGAGTCATACATCGGCGAGTGGCTCGAAGACTACGATCGCGACGACTTTGTCATCGCCTCGAAAGTGTACTTCCCGGTGGACGATGGCCCCAACGACAGCGGGCTCGGACGCAAGCACATTCGTGGGCAGATTGACGCGACGCTCGACCGACTGGGTACAGACTACCTCGACGTGTACTACATCCACCGCTGGGACGAGGAGACTCCGATAGAGGAGACACTGCGGACACTGACCGAACTCGTCGAGGACGGGAAAGTGAACCACCTCGGGGCCAGCATGATGGCAACGTGGAAGCTGGCGACCGCACTGTGGGAGAGCGATGTGAATGGGCTCGAACGGTTCGAGGTGACCCAGCCTCGATTTAACGCCGCCTACCGAGACGACGCGCCGTATCGTCAGACACCGAACTACCCGGTCCACGTGGGTCACTATCTCGATTTCTGCGCCGAGCACGGCCTTGCAGTCTGCCCGTACTCGCCTCTGGAAGGAGGCTTCTTGACCGGGAAGTACGAGCGTGACGACGAAGCCCCGAGTGGTTCGCGCGGGGACCTAGAGTCGTGGATCGATCAGTTCGGTGACCGGGAGTGGGCGGTCCTCGACGCGATTCGTCACGTCGCCAACGCCATAGACGCGACTCCCGCGCAGGTAAGTCTCGCGTGGATGCTGCACGGCGATACCCCAACGACCACCGCGCCCATTATCGGTGCCCGTACGCCCGAACAGTTAGACGATAGTGCTGGCGCGGTCGATCTGACACTCAACGACGACCACGTCGAACGGATCACGGCGGCGTACTGA